The following is a genomic window from Clostridium sp..
TTAACTTCTGACCTAACATTGACTTGAAGAAGGCACTTCTATATTCTTTTGCTTTAAATAAATCTGATCCTTCTGGAATTACTATCCCTTTATTAAAGTTCATTCCTGTTATAGGATTAAATCCTTTATTTGATTTACTTCTTTTTTCAATAATGTTTTCTTTGGCCTGCTTTAATCCATCAAGTTCAATGTTTAATGCTTCTATATTAGCACTTGGATCACTATCTATTAATTTTCCTATTTCTGATGCTCTTGTTTCAATTTCCTTGATTTCTTTAGTTCTATAATAATTAAATGCTTCCTGTACTGTTTTAAATTTCATTTTACATACCTCTTTTCAATATTTGATTTACTTTATTCTTTAACTGTGAACCTAAAATTTTATTTACTTTTGCTTTCGCCTTTTGAGCTTGTATATTTCTTTTACACATATATCCTGACCTTGCTTCAACACTTGTTTCTGCATATGCTGGAAATGGTGTAACGCTTACCTCATACAACTTTTCAATTTTATTTATTGTCCTTGTATTAGTTTCAGCATCATATTCATCTCCTCCGTTTGGAACCTGAAAGGCAAAACTCATACCTTTTATATCTCCCCTAGAAACACTTGAATATATTTCCTTTCCCGTTGGTGTATCTGAAAGTATAGCCCTCATCTCTATACCTACATCAGTTTTAATCAAATTCATCGTTTGTGGACTTCGTGCTAATGGAATTGAATTCACATCATGGTTATACAACAAAGGGATATCTCTTAAAAGCTCATTATTTATTGCATCTCTTTTAATAATCTCTGTGTAACTACCATATTTACTATTTATTACTGTTGGTTTATCAAATACTATTGGAATACCTATAAGTGTATTATTCTTGTCCTGTGTCCTATCGGTTCGTATCTCCGCCATTCTTATTTCCTTCAATATTCTTACCTCCCATCTGATATTTATTTACAATATTTGTGTCAGCAACATTCAAAGTCTGTAATCTCTTGTCACCATCTTCAATTCCAGGTAAGTTCAATATTTCAAGTGCCTGATTTATTGTAAGTAGCCCCAATGGCATCAATTCCTTAAGTGCTGTTATTTTAGTTGTATTTGATGTAAATTGAAGTTTATCACTTTCAAGTAATATTGAGTTTCCAAAGGCCTGTTCCCGTTGTGTGAATAACTTCCCTGTAAGTTCTAAGCTCATTTGAGTTGATAGAGGTTCTATTGTGCTTTCATAAAATGCTGACCACTCATCCTCTGTATATGTGCAATTTATAATACTTTCGCTTACACCTAGATATCCATATATTCTATTTTTAATTGCATCAAGCTGTTGTCCATTTATAAATGCAGGTTTGTTTTCTATTGGCTGGTAGTCCATTTTAGTATCTAGTGCAGCAATACCACCATTATTCTCAATGCTTAAATAGTCTTTTATAAAATCTTCTTTTGCTTCTTTCAATTTTTCACCAGATAGAACTTGATTATATTTCAACAATCCACGTATTTGTGCTGAATTCTTGATTGAATTCTCCATACCCTGGTTTTGAGTATGTGCCAAATCCAAAGTAGGCATTATTGCCCTGTTATCATCACCTAGCAAATCATTTGAATTATAAAACCGTCTTAATAATATTACTTGACTGTATTCAATTATAAATTGCCTACCTTTTGAAAATAAGAACTTACAATATACTGTACCTGTTGTATCCGTCATGAATTCCACACTTAATGGTGATAGTGGATATATGCCATCAAGGTTACCTTTATCATCTAATGATAGATATGCAAATGAATTGTTAAATAAAAAGTATCTTGTTGCCATTTTATATAAAAAATCATAGGTACTCATATATGGATTAGGTCTTGTTTGTAATATATAGTTTAAAGATGAATCACCATCTTTTCGTTGCCCTGCCTGTGTTACAACATGACTTGGAACTAGCTTTGCAAAGTTTTTTGCTATAGCGTCAACTGCACTTCTATATAGATCATTTGCATAAGCATCTCCTGAAAATGGTGTAAAAATCACAGGACTTCCACTCATAACGTCTATTCTCTGTATGTTTTTATCTGCTGGACTTTTATTTCTATGAAATAACTTATCTAATAAGTTCATATGTTCTCCTTTCATAATCTAAAAAAGGCACAAGAAATCCGATAGCCCAATTTTGGACTTTCAAAACTTCCCGTGCCTTTTACAGCTTCCACATTATAAAATGTAGGGTACTCTACTATATTTATCTATAATAATATTATACTATATCACTAATACAATAGCAACCCTCCCCTATAATATTTTCATAGTTTCTTCTGTAATTTCCTTTATTTTATAAATAAAACTTTTTAATCTAATATTCTCCATGATTGCTTTTTCAAGCTCTTTCTTATATCTTTCCCTTTCCTGACGCTTACCCAATATAACACCATAGTTAAAACATGATGTAGCTACTGTGAAACTATCTGTATTTTTAAATCTTTTCTTACAATACTTTCTTATGTCATTAATATACTCCATTGGTATATTTTGATGTTCTAATGCCTTTTCATCAACTTTATTCATAATATCAATCTCTCCTTATCTATGATTATATAATTTTTTCCATTGGTGTAACTCATGTAGGTTAGGCTTTTTATGGTGCATCCTGCAATAATCCATATAAGCTATAAATACTGGTACTGACACAATATCACCTCTTGACTTTCTATCTCTTGGAAGTTAAACTATAAATATATCTGTTTATTGTTAATATTCTGTACTCGATTTAAATAGCTTAGATTCTTCAGGGAAAGTTTTTAGTTTTTTACTCGAAGGTTCACGTAAATTCGTTTATGTGAGCCTTTTCCATTTACTTTTGATGCACTTAGTACAGTAAATCCTTTTTTAAGAGCATTAATAATACTTTCTCTTTCTAACTCAGGTGCAATGCCTGGCAAATCTACTCTAATTCTAAAATATCTAGCCTTTTTAATATATTTCATTACACTATTTGATAGCCTTTCAGCTTCTGACTTTGATAAAATTTCCACCTGCTTGTACCTCCTTATTATTTTTTAAAAGATCATCTAATTGTTTTAAAAATGATAGATTTGTTAGACCAGCTATTACACCTTTTTTAAAGAAATACTCTCTATAAGCAACTATTATGTTATCTTGAGCAGTAATTAAATCATCAATCAAACTATATGCTTCTTGTGAAATCTTATCTTTTAAGACATTTAAAATGAACTCAGTAAGTAAATTAGCTTCTTTGACCTCTTTAGAATTCTCCAACTCTTGTATCTCTTCAAAATCAGCAATACAATCTAATTTAAATCTTATAAGTTTATCAATAACTTTATCCATTATTTTCAACTCCTCCTATCAAATTCCCCATTGTCCTTTTAGTCTATTTATAAATTTCATCATATCGGCATCACCGTTATTTATATCCGGATGAAACTTCAATGCCAATACTTTATATATTTTTTTAAACTTAGCTTTTTCATCTTTTGTGTAGGTACTATGTCCAATATCAAAGTAACTACTATCATTATTACTTTTGTAGTTACTCTTAAAATTTTCATAGTAACTACTGTAATATTC
Proteins encoded in this region:
- a CDS encoding phage portal protein; its protein translation is MNLLDKLFHRNKSPADKNIQRIDVMSGSPVIFTPFSGDAYANDLYRSAVDAIAKNFAKLVPSHVVTQAGQRKDGDSSLNYILQTRPNPYMSTYDFLYKMATRYFLFNNSFAYLSLDDKGNLDGIYPLSPLSVEFMTDTTGTVYCKFLFSKGRQFIIEYSQVILLRRFYNSNDLLGDDNRAIMPTLDLAHTQNQGMENSIKNSAQIRGLLKYNQVLSGEKLKEAKEDFIKDYLSIENNGGIAALDTKMDYQPIENKPAFINGQQLDAIKNRIYGYLGVSESIINCTYTEDEWSAFYESTIEPLSTQMSLELTGKLFTQREQAFGNSILLESDKLQFTSNTTKITALKELMPLGLLTINQALEILNLPGIEDGDKRLQTLNVADTNIVNKYQMGGKNIEGNKNGGDTNR
- a CDS encoding HK97 family phage prohead protease codes for the protein MKEIRMAEIRTDRTQDKNNTLIGIPIVFDKPTVINSKYGSYTEIIKRDAINNELLRDIPLLYNHDVNSIPLARSPQTMNLIKTDVGIEMRAILSDTPTGKEIYSSVSRGDIKGMSFAFQVPNGGDEYDAETNTRTINKIEKLYEVSVTPFPAYAETSVEARSGYMCKRNIQAQKAKAKVNKILGSQLKNKVNQILKRGM